The following proteins are co-located in the Silene latifolia isolate original U9 population chromosome 1, ASM4854445v1, whole genome shotgun sequence genome:
- the LOC141589690 gene encoding sucrose transport protein SUC2-like — translation MDNMNSDERKRHVSTETATPLWKIISVASIAAGVQFGWALQLSLLTPYVQLLGVSHSMSSLIWLCGPISGILVQPIVGYTSDRSKSKFGRRKPFITIGTTLICFAVLLIGFAADVGYRFGDDLSKKTKPRAVAIFVVGFWILDVANNMVQDPSRAFLADLSKDNHGRMRLANGFFSFFMAVGNILGYAAGSGPTLYKILPFTRTNACDTYCANLKTCFLIDIVFLILVVAVPLFVVVEPAVETVHDDGVPFFAQVKTSFKNLGRPMWLLFIVTAFNWIAWFPFTMFNTDWVGLEIYGGNPKGSAEEIKLYDMGVRSGALGLMLTAATLGLMSIAIDPLSKLLGGARITWGLVNFVLAVALACTWPLTKLAEKAREHAPPGTLPSSGIKSATLALFAATGIPQAATYSIPFAMASMFSSDSGAGHGLSLGLMNLAICVPQMLVSLISGPWENLFGGGNIPTFLLGAGSAVISGILALTIIPPSSANA, via the exons ATGGATAATATGAATTCTGATGAGCGTAAGAGACACGTATCAACAGAAACAGCAACACCGTTATGGAAGATCATCTCGGTCGCGTCGATTGCGGCCGGGGTGCAATTTGGGTGGGCACTACAATTGTCGCTCTTGACACCCTACGTTCAGCTATTAGGGGTTAGTCACTCAATGTCGTCCTTGATATGGTTATGTGGACCAATCTCGGGTATATTGGTCCAACCAATTGTGGGTTATACGAGTGATAGGTCCAAATCTAAGTTTGGTAGACGGAAACCTTTTATCACAATCGGCACCACATTGATTTGTTTTGCAGTTCTTTTGATTGGGTTTGCTGCGGACGTTGGCTATAGGTTTGGTGATGATCTTAGTAAAAAGACTAAGCCTAGAGCCGTGGCCATTTTTGTTGTGGGGTTTTGGATCCTTGATGTTGCTAATAACATGGTCCAG GATCCTAGTAGGGCATTCTTGGCGGATCTCTCAAAAGATAACCATGGAAGAATGAGATTAGCCAACGGATTTTTCTCGTTTTTCATGGCAGTAGGAAATATCCTTGGTTACGCGGCTGGGTCGGGTCCGACACTATATAAGATCCTTCCTTTCACAAGAACAAATGCTTGTGACACATATTGTGCGAACCTTAAAACATGTTTTCTTATAGACATTGTCTTCCTTATCTTAGTGGTTGCGGTTCCACTATTTGTCGTGGTCGAACCCGCGGTCGAGACTGTTCACGATGACGGTGTTCCTTTTTTTGCACAAGTGAAGACCTCTTTTAAGAACCTTGGAAGGCCAATGTGGCTTCTTTTCATTGTTACTGCTTTTAATTGGATTGCTTGGTTTCCTTTCACTATGTTTAACACTGATTGGGTAGGCCTTGAAATCTACGGCGGTAACCCTAAG GGGAGCGCGGAAGAAATAAAATTGTATGACATGGGAGTAAGATCAGGAGCACTAGGTCTAATGTTAACAGCAGCGACATTAGGTCTAATGTCCATAGCCATTGACCCATTATCAAAATTGTTGGGTGGTGCAAGGATAACTTGGGGTCTTGTTAATTTTGTATTGGCTGTTGCCTTAGCATGCACATGGCCTCTAACCAAGTTAGCTGAGAAAGCTAGGGAACATGCGCCTCCCGGCACGCTGCCCAGTAGCGGAATTAAATCAGCCACTTTAGCTCTCTTTGCCGCCACCGGAATTCCACAAGCG GCTACTTATAGTATTCCATTTGCAATGGCATCAATGTTCTCATCTGACTCTGGAGCTGGCCACG GATTATCACTAGGACTCATGAATTTGGCAATTTGTGTACCACAA aTGTTGGTGTCATTGATTAGTGGACCATGGGAAAACTTATTTGGAGGCGGTAACATACCAACATTTTTACTTGGAGCTGGCTCTGCAGTAATAAGTGGTATATTAGCTCTGACGATTATTCCTCCATCGAGCGCCAATGCCTAA